One window of the Chloroflexota bacterium genome contains the following:
- a CDS encoding acyl-CoA thioesterase, whose amino-acid sequence MNGKTTSESRLTLNQLMLPEHANTLGNVHGGWIMKLADEAGGLCAIRHARRPCVTVGMDSMTFTKPVHMGELLELTAEVTWTGRTAMEVQVNVTAENPLTGDRVHTNSAYLVYVALDARGQPAPVPPLIPEDAAQRERMAAAQKRQDYRIKQRQLKKAEADQRG is encoded by the coding sequence ATGAACGGTAAAACAACCTCCGAGTCCCGCCTCACCCTCAACCAACTCATGTTGCCCGAACACGCCAACACCCTGGGCAACGTTCATGGCGGCTGGATCATGAAACTGGCGGACGAAGCCGGCGGCCTGTGCGCCATTCGTCATGCCCGCCGCCCGTGCGTCACCGTTGGCATGGACTCGATGACGTTCACCAAACCGGTGCACATGGGCGAACTCCTGGAACTGACGGCTGAGGTCACCTGGACGGGCCGCACCGCGATGGAGGTGCAGGTGAATGTCACTGCCGAAAATCCGTTGACGGGTGACCGGGTGCACACCAACTCGGCCTACCTTGTCTACGTGGCCCTCGACGCCCGCGGCCAACCCGCGCCCGTGCCGCCTCTGATCCCGGAAGACGCCGCCCAGCGCGAGCGCATGGCCGCCGCGCAGAAACGGCAGGACTATCGTATCAAACAGCGCCAGCTAAAAAAGGCTGAAGCAGATCAACGCGGATAA
- a CDS encoding glycosyltransferase family 4 protein: MRIGIEVTAAARQGGGIGRYVRELLKALAQRDSENQYRLFFASPNPVPHPLPPLPSNFSIRHLPFHDIWLARLWHRAQLPAPVDLITGPIDIYHAPDFTLPPTRVSSLLTIHDLSFARDPESAAPGLRAYLNTVVPRSVRRASHIIAVSQTTKNDLIELYNTPANKITVVYEGVDSIFKPTPSPAIRAKYGLGDKPFIFSVSTLQPRKNFQRLIQAFARLPADFNLVIAGGKGWLYDDIFAEAEKPAARGRVIFPGFVPDADLPALYTEAALFAYPSLYEGFGLPLLEAMACGTPTVTSNVSCLPEVAGGAAVLVDPYSVESIATGLKEAATTPEPWVRKGLKRAAGFRWDEAASQLLALYQKLS, translated from the coding sequence ATGCGAATTGGCATCGAAGTGACCGCCGCCGCGCGGCAGGGCGGCGGCATCGGGCGCTACGTCCGCGAACTTCTCAAGGCGCTGGCTCAACGCGACAGCGAGAATCAGTATCGGCTTTTCTTCGCTTCACCCAACCCTGTTCCTCACCCACTGCCGCCACTGCCGAGCAACTTTTCGATTCGTCATTTGCCCTTTCATGACATCTGGCTGGCGCGGCTCTGGCACCGGGCGCAACTTCCAGCGCCGGTGGACCTGATCACCGGGCCGATTGACATTTACCATGCGCCCGACTTCACCCTGCCCCCGACTCGCGTCTCGTCTCTTCTTACTATTCACGACCTGTCATTCGCCCGCGATCCAGAGTCGGCGGCCCCCGGCCTGCGCGCTTACCTCAACACCGTCGTGCCGCGCTCAGTAAGGCGCGCCAGTCACATCATCGCCGTCTCGCAGACCACCAAAAACGACCTCATTGAACTTTATAACACGCCCGCTAACAAAATCACGGTAGTATACGAAGGCGTTGACTCGATCTTCAAGCCCACGCCAAGCCCGGCCATCCGCGCCAAGTACGGGCTGGGCGACAAGCCTTTTATCTTCTCTGTCTCCACTCTCCAGCCGCGCAAAAACTTTCAGCGGTTGATTCAGGCCTTTGCCAGACTGCCAGCCGACTTCAATCTGGTAATCGCGGGCGGCAAAGGTTGGCTGTACGACGATATTTTTGCCGAAGCCGAAAAGCCTGCCGCGCGTGGCCGGGTGATCTTCCCTGGCTTCGTGCCCGACGCCGACCTGCCCGCGCTTTACACCGAAGCGGCTCTCTTCGCTTACCCTTCTTTATATGAAGGCTTCGGCCTGCCCCTGCTTGAGGCCATGGCCTGCGGCACGCCGACTGTCACTTCCAATGTGTCGTGCCTGCCCGAAGTCGCCGGCGGCGCGGCGGTGCTGGTTGACCCCTACAGCGTCGAGTCCATTGCCACCGGTCTCAAAGAGGCGGCGACCACCCCGGAACCCTGGGTGAGGAAAGGACTCAAGCGAGCGGCGGGGTTCCGCTGGGATGAGGCGGCGAGTCAATTGTTGGCGCTTTATCAAAAATTGTCCTGA
- a CDS encoding GtrA family protein has translation MTLVETIAHLRAKTPKEQKRFIKFLIVGALGFAVDFGGFNLFHFLKVGPTVAGLLFPPLGGYLLEHPEIVEQSLSFSCAVLSNFIWNYFWIYPEAREANQARKIMMFVVISVAGLIIGIPVFTAALFVAKNIVASLSLDNLGFNLAGNMALVCRVVVLLFWNFFANRKLTYGDVK, from the coding sequence ATGACACTGGTAGAAACCATCGCCCACCTTCGGGCCAAAACACCCAAAGAGCAAAAACGCTTCATCAAGTTTCTAATTGTTGGCGCTCTGGGCTTTGCCGTAGACTTTGGCGGCTTCAACCTCTTCCACTTCCTCAAAGTCGGGCCAACCGTGGCCGGCCTCCTATTTCCCCCCCTCGGCGGCTATCTGCTTGAGCACCCCGAAATCGTCGAACAGTCACTTTCCTTTTCGTGCGCCGTCCTCAGCAACTTCATCTGGAACTACTTTTGGATTTACCCTGAAGCGCGAGAGGCCAATCAGGCTCGCAAGATAATGATGTTCGTGGTCATCAGCGTCGCCGGCCTGATCATCGGCATCCCGGTCTTTACCGCCGCCCTGTTCGTTGCCAAAAACATCGTGGCTTCACTCAGCCTCGACAACCTGGGCTTCAACCTGGCCGGCAACATGGCTCTGGTCTGCCGGGTCGTCGTCCTGCTCTTTTGGAACTTCTTCGCCAACCGCAAATTAACTTACGGCGACGTGAAATAG
- a CDS encoding O-antigen ligase family protein, translating to MASSLRARGAFHNSAALLAIAAFVIGLLLARLPLPLSLAVTGGGALLLFALVEPLAGLAFMLLLGPAEPLLYAAYPSIPIPWGQIGVAIFVGGWTLRCLARRELRWPHLPITLPFVLYLFAITLSFTVQQVRSPFAAMQELVKWLEMYLVAGIVAGVAGRKRLGWVLAIVFLVGVVQAGIGFWQFQFRGHGPEGFRILGTHFRAYGTFEQPNPFGGFMGLVWPVAASLAMAMALEFVRNFRVSRLERAIVLLRKNCADREDVDPRSHTKEHQEFFVKLRGLRGLFLVAAGSRAIVLFGSALVAIATLAALFLSFSRGAWLGAVAAAGVMLIFWPRRRWFGIGLAAGGLAAFLLLYNLGLLPSAIATRFADVGDFVQVYDVRGVHINDSNFSIVERLAHWQAALNMAEANPIVGVGLNNYDQAYDDYRLINWRYSLGHAHMIYLNVLAETGIVGLAAYLFLWGGVLFITVRAINRNGGLERALAVGLLGAWVHLATHQILDNLYVGNIALYLGALLGVLCILGEAPGAGRNDEDHDLPSTPHIATS from the coding sequence ATGGCCTCTTCCCTCCGCGCGCGCGGCGCTTTCCACAACAGCGCGGCTCTTCTTGCAATCGCGGCGTTTGTGATCGGTCTGCTCCTCGCTCGCCTGCCACTGCCTCTGAGTTTGGCCGTCACCGGCGGCGGCGCTTTGCTCCTCTTCGCCCTCGTCGAGCCGCTGGCCGGGCTGGCCTTCATGCTCCTCCTCGGCCCAGCCGAGCCGTTGCTCTACGCCGCCTACCCGTCCATCCCAATTCCCTGGGGTCAGATCGGGGTCGCCATCTTTGTCGGCGGGTGGACCTTGCGTTGCCTGGCCCGGCGCGAACTGCGCTGGCCCCACTTACCAATTACCCTTCCCTTCGTCCTCTACCTGTTCGCCATCACCCTCTCATTCACCGTTCAACAGGTGCGCTCGCCGTTTGCCGCCATGCAGGAACTGGTCAAGTGGCTGGAGATGTACCTCGTCGCCGGAATTGTGGCCGGCGTGGCCGGGCGCAAAAGACTGGGCTGGGTGCTGGCCATCGTGTTTCTGGTCGGCGTTGTGCAGGCCGGGATCGGCTTCTGGCAGTTTCAGTTTCGCGGCCACGGCCCGGAAGGATTCAGAATTCTCGGCACACACTTTCGCGCTTACGGCACGTTCGAGCAACCCAACCCCTTCGGCGGCTTCATGGGCCTGGTCTGGCCGGTAGCGGCGAGCCTGGCGATGGCAATGGCTCTCGAATTCGTCAGGAACTTTAGGGTCTCCCGGCTTGAGCGTGCTATAGTATTGCTCCGCAAGAACTGCGCTGACCGCGAAGATGTTGATCCACGAAGTCACACGAAGGAACACCAAGAATTCTTCGTGAAACTTCGTGGCCTTCGTGGATTGTTTTTGGTTGCGGCTGGAAGCCGCGCTATAGTTTTGTTTGGCAGTGCCCTGGTCGCAATCGCCACGCTCGCCGCCCTCTTTCTCTCGTTCTCGCGCGGCGCGTGGCTGGGGGCGGTTGCCGCCGCCGGGGTCATGCTCATCTTCTGGCCGCGGCGCCGCTGGTTTGGAATCGGGCTGGCCGCCGGAGGCCTGGCCGCGTTTCTCCTCCTGTATAATCTGGGTCTGTTGCCGTCGGCCATCGCAACCCGCTTTGCCGACGTAGGCGACTTTGTGCAAGTGTACGACGTTCGCGGCGTGCACATCAACGACAGCAACTTTTCAATCGTCGAACGGCTGGCCCACTGGCAGGCCGCCCTCAACATGGCCGAAGCCAACCCGATCGTGGGCGTGGGCCTCAATAACTATGATCAGGCTTACGACGATTACCGGCTGATCAACTGGCGGTACAGCCTCGGCCATGCTCACATGATCTACCTGAACGTGCTGGCCGAAACCGGAATCGTCGGGTTGGCCGCCTACCTATTTTTGTGGGGCGGAGTCCTGTTCATCACCGTCCGCGCCATTAATCGCAACGGCGGCCTGGAGCGGGCGCTGGCCGTTGGCCTGCTCGGCGCGTGGGTGCATCTCGCCACCCACCAGATACTGGACAACTTATACGTCGGTAACATCGCCTTGTACCTGGGCGCGCTGTTAGGCGTGCTATGTATTTTGGGTGAAGCGCCGGGCGCAGGCCGTAATGACGAAGATCACGACCTGCCGTCCACGCCTCACATTGCAACTTCATGA
- a CDS encoding SDR family oxidoreductase, protein MRVLITGGAGFIGSHLCDRFLADGHSVIAMDNLITGSTRNLQHLAGRDDFLFIKHNVSNYIFVDGEVDVVMHFASPASPSQTATTSYLQLPIQTLKVGALGTHNALGVAKAFGAKFLLASTSEVYGDPLEHPQKETYWGHVDPVGPRSVYDEAKRFAEAITMAYHRTHDVDTRIVRIFNTYGPRMQLDDGRVVPNFVGQAVRKEPLTVYGDGSQTRSFCYVSDLVEGIMRLLNSDEHEPVNIGNPTEITILEFAEAINRITGNPAGIKFEPMSRTKGDPQRRRPDISKAKRILNWEPDVPLEHGMSKTIEYFAGQM, encoded by the coding sequence ATGCGCGTTCTAATCACCGGCGGCGCCGGTTTTATCGGCTCACACTTGTGCGATCGTTTTCTGGCCGACGGCCACAGCGTGATCGCCATGGATAACTTGATCACCGGCTCGACCCGCAACCTCCAACACCTGGCCGGGCGCGACGATTTCCTCTTCATCAAGCACAACGTCTCGAATTACATTTTCGTGGACGGCGAGGTTGATGTGGTGATGCACTTCGCCTCCCCGGCCAGCCCGTCGCAAACGGCCACCACCAGCTACCTGCAACTTCCCATTCAAACCCTCAAGGTTGGCGCTCTCGGCACACATAATGCGCTGGGCGTGGCCAAGGCCTTCGGCGCAAAATTCCTCCTGGCCTCTACTTCCGAAGTGTATGGCGACCCGCTGGAACACCCGCAAAAGGAAACCTACTGGGGCCACGTTGACCCGGTGGGGCCGCGCTCGGTGTACGACGAAGCCAAGCGTTTCGCCGAAGCCATCACCATGGCCTATCACCGCACGCATGACGTGGACACCCGCATTGTCCGCATCTTCAACACTTACGGCCCGCGCATGCAACTCGACGATGGCCGTGTCGTCCCCAATTTTGTGGGCCAGGCTGTGCGCAAAGAGCCGCTCACAGTGTATGGCGACGGCTCGCAAACCCGAAGCTTTTGCTACGTGAGCGATCTGGTGGAAGGCATTATGCGCCTGTTGAACTCGGACGAGCACGAGCCGGTCAACATTGGCAACCCCACCGAGATCACCATTTTGGAGTTCGCCGAGGCCATCAACCGCATCACCGGCAACCCGGCAGGCATCAAGTTTGAGCCAATGAGCCGCACCAAAGGCGACCCCCAACGCCGGCGGCCCGACATTTCCAAAGCCAAGCGCATTCTTAATTGGGAGCCTGATGTCCCACTCGAACATGGCATGTCGAAGACCATCGAGTATTTCGCCGGGCAGATGTGA
- a CDS encoding O-antigen ligase family protein, giving the protein MRRALLFTIIFGLCLLTAAALVSQARTQTRGLDLGSPPNRPGIYGINIDPLGSATDQAQQLEAAQQNGFTWARQSFNYQTNDWAASDQLIDNINRHDLKLVAVLTGSPPPDPEAFSRFTAGFAARYADQIDVYQIWDEPNLESGWGGPPEPAEYARLLQLAYAGIHKADPTATVLLAGLAPTVETGPKNLSDILYLRQLYELGAGPYFDAVAGKPYGFNFSPADRTVDPNVLNFSRLILLREEMIAHGNGDKFLWSSNFGWNTRPSIWGHVSVEEQLTYTRAAYVRTASEWLWAGPMFLETSALSSPSVDPHEGFAMPNMSGIVPQQAGVVVPGNYSPSQLTAYAQFEGAWKFSDLGADIPQNGPATIRFDFEGTELALTLRRNNYRAYLFVTVDGQPANALPRDSNGEAYAILTSPDLAPRTDTITLVTGLAPGKHTAFIRADRGWDQWAIVNIRVGPNVSQPDVRLPLSALAIIGLVNFIGLLRTISTRSVQPPISNLKSRLSDSTQTFIAALLSALLWASAWLTWGSDTAQVIRKYGDAAPLIVTLLTAGLFYYSPFLILTLLCLALLFSLFYLRPDLSLPLIAFTAPFYLMPRPLWDRAFSMVEILTVLAFVPAILRLIPRLRLLPFSSSSLLPLDLSILLFVIISAASLFVADVRGVAIREFRVIVLEPALFYLLLRLAPLDQKGIWRIADFFLLGAALVAAIGLGNLVTGTNLITAEGGVARIRSVFGSPNNLGLFLGRALPIAVAVALLSRPGWRRLLYALAASLIGVAIILSFSKGALLLGVPAALATILIFWGGRRAALALAGLAAAGGAALIPLSRHPRFADLLNLTSGTSFFRLQLWRSALAMFADHPVLGVGLDNFLYAYRGKYILPEAWQEPNLPHAHNVFLDALTRLGLLGLLAFLALFASFFSTARDTLRRLTDPGLRALTIGLIASMVNTLAHGLVDTGYWFVDLAFVFMMTLGLMAAIHKTCQAPGS; this is encoded by the coding sequence TTGCGCCGCGCCCTGCTCTTCACCATCATCTTCGGCCTCTGCCTGTTGACTGCCGCCGCGCTTGTCTCACAAGCTCGAACGCAAACACGCGGCCTTGATCTCGGTTCGCCACCCAACCGCCCCGGCATTTACGGCATCAACATTGATCCCTTAGGTAGCGCCACCGACCAGGCTCAACAACTGGAGGCGGCTCAACAAAATGGATTCACCTGGGCGCGCCAGTCGTTCAATTATCAAACGAACGATTGGGCCGCGTCTGATCAACTAATTGACAATATCAACAGACACGATCTTAAACTGGTCGCCGTTCTCACGGGGTCGCCGCCGCCTGACCCCGAAGCCTTCTCGCGCTTCACCGCCGGCTTCGCCGCTCGCTACGCTGACCAGATTGACGTCTATCAAATTTGGGATGAGCCGAACTTAGAGTCCGGCTGGGGCGGCCCACCGGAACCGGCAGAGTACGCCCGCCTGTTGCAATTGGCTTACGCCGGGATTCACAAAGCCGATCCAACTGCCACCGTTCTGCTTGCCGGCCTCGCGCCCACAGTTGAAACCGGCCCCAAAAACCTGAGCGACATTCTCTACCTCCGCCAGCTTTACGAACTTGGCGCGGGGCCGTACTTCGACGCTGTGGCCGGCAAACCTTATGGCTTCAATTTCTCGCCGGCTGATCGAACGGTTGATCCAAACGTCTTGAACTTTTCGCGCTTGATTCTGCTTCGCGAAGAAATGATCGCTCACGGCAACGGCGACAAATTTTTGTGGTCGTCGAACTTTGGCTGGAACACCCGCCCCTCAATTTGGGGGCATGTAAGTGTGGAAGAGCAGTTGACCTACACTCGCGCCGCTTACGTTCGCACTGCAAGCGAGTGGCTCTGGGCCGGGCCGATGTTTCTTGAGACGAGTGCCCTCAGTTCGCCCTCGGTTGACCCGCACGAGGGTTTTGCGATGCCGAACATGAGCGGTATCGTTCCTCAGCAGGCAGGCGTTGTAGTCCCTGGAAACTACTCCCCCTCCCAATTAACTGCCTACGCACAATTTGAGGGGGCATGGAAGTTCTCTGATCTCGGCGCGGACATTCCGCAAAACGGCCCGGCCACCATTCGCTTTGACTTTGAAGGAACCGAACTTGCCCTCACGCTTCGCCGCAACAACTATCGAGCCTATCTCTTTGTCACGGTTGACGGCCAACCCGCCAACGCCCTGCCCCGCGACTCCAACGGCGAAGCCTACGCCATCCTCACTTCACCCGATCTCGCGCCGCGCACCGACACGATCACGCTTGTCACCGGCCTCGCCCCCGGCAAGCACACCGCCTTCATCCGCGCCGACCGGGGCTGGGATCAGTGGGCTATCGTCAACATCCGGGTTGGCCCCAATGTGTCCCAGCCTGACGTTCGACTCCCTCTCTCTGCTCTCGCCATTATCGGCCTCGTCAACTTCATCGGTCTCCTCCGCACAATCTCCACGCGAAGCGTCCAGCCTCCAATCTCTAATCTCAAATCTCGTCTTTCCGATTCCACCCAGACCTTCATCGCCGCCCTCCTCTCGGCCCTGCTCTGGGCCTCGGCCTGGCTCACCTGGGGCAGTGACACAGCGCAGGTCATTCGCAAATACGGCGATGCTGCGCCGCTCATCGTCACCCTGCTCACCGCCGGCCTCTTCTACTACTCGCCCTTCCTCATTCTCACGCTTCTCTGCCTCGCTCTTCTCTTTTCTCTTTTCTACCTTCGCCCCGATCTCTCCCTGCCCCTCATCGCCTTCACCGCGCCGTTCTACCTCATGCCGCGCCCGCTCTGGGATCGCGCCTTCTCGATGGTTGAAATCCTCACCGTGCTTGCGTTTGTGCCTGCCATTCTCCGCCTTATCCCAAGATTACGCCTTCTCCCCTTCTCCTCTTCTTCCCTTCTCCCTCTCGATCTCTCCATCCTCCTCTTTGTCATCATCTCCGCCGCCAGCCTCTTCGTCGCCGACGTGCGCGGCGTCGCCATCCGCGAGTTTCGCGTCATCGTGTTGGAGCCGGCGCTCTTTTATTTGCTCTTGCGACTCGCCCCACTCGATCAAAAAGGAATCTGGCGCATCGCAGACTTCTTCTTGCTGGGCGCGGCCCTGGTGGCCGCCATTGGTCTGGGAAACCTGGTGACCGGCACAAACCTTATCACCGCCGAGGGCGGCGTGGCCCGAATCCGATCCGTCTTTGGCTCGCCCAACAATCTGGGGTTGTTTCTAGGCCGGGCCTTGCCCATTGCCGTGGCGGTCGCCCTGTTAAGTCGCCCCGGCTGGCGGCGACTCTTATATGCGCTCGCCGCCAGCCTCATCGGCGTTGCCATCATCCTGAGTTTCTCTAAAGGCGCACTGTTGCTCGGAGTCCCGGCGGCGTTGGCGACGATCCTCATTTTCTGGGGCGGGCGACGGGCCGCGCTGGCCCTGGCCGGATTGGCCGCCGCTGGCGGGGCGGCGTTGATCCCGCTCTCGCGCCATCCGCGCTTCGCCGACCTGCTCAACCTGACCAGCGGCACGTCGTTCTTCCGCCTTCAACTCTGGCGCTCGGCGCTGGCCATGTTTGCCGATCATCCAGTTTTGGGTGTGGGACTCGACAACTTTTTATACGCCTATCGCGGCAAATATATTTTGCCTGAAGCCTGGCAGGAGCCGAACCTGCCGCACGCTCACAACGTTTTTCTGGATGCTCTCACTCGCCTCGGCCTGTTAGGCCTGCTTGCCTTCCTGGCCTTATTCGCTTCATTCTTTAGCACGGCCCGCGACACCCTGCGCCGCCTCACCGACCCCGGCCTCCGCGCTCTGACCATTGGCCTGATTGCTTCGATGGTCAACACGCTGGCTCACGGTCTGGTGGATACCGGCTACTGGTTTGTAGATTTGGCTTTTGTGTTTATGATGACGCTGGGGTTGATGGCGGCGATCCACAAGACCTGCCAGGCTCCTGGCTCCTAA